Proteins from one Gimesia maris genomic window:
- a CDS encoding filamentous hemagglutinin family protein — protein sequence MSDITRKIAIFGCFLFTGFCFWKAAPGLVDGADVSMLPSAQAAVLPSVTPPRVVTTPIQEMRPGMGVVGRNPIRIQTEATVDPTPEGWRLLSVRMLKPDGTYFEAELLRPLSWISRHRAQPGEMIQLNMPELHVVGAAEVLSISACPPIDPGDGPVVLSTFKNIANNVLNIYVEGEAEPIGVTAGHPIWSEDRQAFVHSDQLQSGERLRSAVGKSVRITSIEIRAGPEPVYNLEVAGEHVYSVTGSGLLVHNTGPCDLNTARRLTPSELRAKYSHLKSEQRVARIDELSQANYMRRLEEQLGNQEYVFRYLTEDGLAASYKYNSVRGYTTTEFTGSASEVARGAQILADWNNPALGPATNIRYGVAIPVKKLTGYKLARPFGDSADMGWEFTTNSYPQAGSGGWTQFLIESVSLDDVYIFSLR from the coding sequence ATGTCTGACATTACTCGAAAAATAGCCATCTTCGGTTGTTTCCTTTTCACCGGATTCTGTTTCTGGAAAGCGGCTCCGGGATTGGTCGACGGGGCCGATGTGTCGATGCTGCCCTCTGCTCAGGCGGCGGTTCTTCCCTCGGTGACACCGCCGCGGGTGGTGACGACGCCGATTCAGGAGATGCGGCCTGGGATGGGGGTGGTGGGTCGGAATCCGATTCGGATTCAAACGGAAGCGACGGTCGATCCGACGCCGGAGGGCTGGCGGCTGTTGTCGGTGCGGATGCTGAAACCGGACGGCACTTATTTTGAAGCGGAACTGCTGCGGCCGTTAAGCTGGATATCACGGCACCGCGCGCAGCCGGGTGAGATGATCCAGCTAAACATGCCCGAACTGCATGTGGTGGGGGCGGCGGAAGTGCTTTCGATTTCGGCCTGTCCCCCCATTGATCCGGGTGACGGGCCGGTCGTGCTTTCGACGTTTAAGAACATCGCGAACAATGTCCTCAACATCTATGTGGAAGGGGAAGCTGAGCCGATCGGCGTAACCGCCGGGCATCCGATCTGGAGCGAAGACCGCCAGGCCTTCGTGCATTCCGACCAACTGCAATCCGGCGAACGCTTGCGTTCCGCGGTCGGTAAGTCGGTCCGCATCACCTCGATCGAGATCCGCGCCGGTCCGGAGCCGGTTTACAACCTGGAAGTCGCCGGCGAGCATGTTTACTCTGTCACCGGTTCCGGCCTGCTGGTGCATAATACGGGGCCTTGTGATTTAAATACCGCAAGGAGACTAACGCCGAGCGAACTGCGTGCGAAATACTCCCACCTTAAATCGGAGCAAAGAGTCGCACGCATCGACGAGTTGTCGCAAGCTAACTACATGAGACGCCTGGAAGAGCAACTTGGTAATCAAGAGTACGTATTCAGATACCTTACCGAGGATGGACTTGCTGCCTCGTACAAATACAACAGCGTGCGTGGTTACACCACCACCGAATTCACGGGATCTGCCAGCGAGGTTGCACGGGGGGCACAGATTCTCGCCGACTGGAACAATCCTGCTCTTGGACCAGCAACGAATATTCGATACGGAGTTGCGATTCCCGTGAAGAAGCTCACCGGCTACAAGCTTGCTCGCCCATTTGGCGATTCAGCAGACATGGGGTGGGAGTTTACAACAAATTCATACCCACAAGCAGGATCTGGAGGATGGACGCAATTCCTCATCGAAAGCGTTTCTTTAGACGACGTATATATTTTCAGTCTACGGTGA
- a CDS encoding Hint domain-containing protein: MPDISRKLAIISCLLFTGFCFWKAGTGLIGGADASMVPSAQAALSPAVTPPRVVTTPIQQMRPGMRVVGRNPIRIQTEATVDPTPKGWRLLSVRMLKEDGSYFEAELLRPLSWIRRHRAQPGAVIELSMPELHVVGPAEVLSIAACPPIDPGDGPVVLSTFRNVAKNVLNIYVEGEADPIGVTAGHPIWSEDRQAFVHSDQLQPGERLRSAVGRTVRITSIEIRAGPEPVYNLEVAGEHVYSVTNSGLLVHNVSDCDLVTKIGLPDGNYIDLNAPATIQQPLRLTHQPTTHTLSQIRNMRQPAKWQAGEQYVQELYGSAGQRHFPVTGTGGRYVDAPVDLPSGGVLAGELKTYGQWRTVSGVPQRQTVPLSDHIRQQIQKDVWLRNNVPDYDPRWMFLDSPPSQELLGFLRQNRNVSVTHQ; this comes from the coding sequence ATGCCTGACATCTCTCGAAAACTAGCCATTATTAGTTGCCTACTCTTCACCGGTTTCTGTTTCTGGAAAGCGGGAACGGGACTGATTGGCGGTGCCGATGCGTCGATGGTGCCTTCTGCGCAGGCGGCTTTGAGCCCGGCTGTCACACCGCCGCGGGTGGTGACGACGCCGATTCAACAGATGCGGCCCGGAATGCGGGTGGTCGGGCGGAATCCGATTCGGATTCAAACGGAAGCGACTGTTGACCCCACGCCGAAAGGTTGGCGGCTGTTGTCGGTGCGGATGCTGAAAGAAGACGGCAGCTATTTTGAAGCGGAATTGTTGCGGCCTTTAAGCTGGATCCGTCGGCACCGTGCGCAGCCGGGGGCGGTGATTGAGCTCAGCATGCCCGAACTGCATGTGGTGGGGCCGGCGGAAGTGCTGTCGATCGCCGCCTGTCCGCCCATCGATCCGGGTGACGGGCCGGTCGTGCTTTCGACGTTTAGGAACGTCGCGAAGAACGTCCTCAACATTTATGTGGAAGGGGAAGCCGACCCGATCGGCGTGACTGCCGGGCATCCGATCTGGAGCGAAGACCGGCAAGCCTTCGTGCATTCCGACCAGCTGCAACCCGGCGAACGTTTGCGGTCAGCGGTCGGTAGAACCGTCCGCATCACCTCGATCGAAATCCGCGCAGGCCCTGAGCCAGTCTACAACCTGGAAGTCGCCGGCGAACACGTCTACAGCGTAACCAATTCCGGCCTGCTGGTGCATAATGTGAGTGACTGTGATTTAGTCACAAAAATCGGTTTACCTGATGGTAACTACATTGACTTAAATGCCCCAGCAACAATTCAACAGCCGCTTCGTCTAACACACCAACCTACGACGCATACGCTTAGCCAGATTCGCAACATGCGACAGCCTGCCAAATGGCAAGCGGGTGAGCAGTATGTTCAAGAGTTGTATGGTTCTGCGGGGCAACGACATTTTCCCGTTACCGGCACGGGTGGGCGTTATGTTGATGCACCAGTTGACCTTCCATCAGGCGGAGTTCTTGCTGGCGAATTGAAGACGTATGGCCAGTGGCGCACTGTGAGCGGTGTACCCCAGCGGCAGACAGTGCCGCTGTCGGATCATATTCGCCAGCAAATCCAGAAGGATGTTTGGTTGCGAAATAACGTTCCAGACTACGATCCACGTTGGATGTTTCTGGATTCTCCGCCCTCACAGGAACTGCTTGGCTTCTTACGTCAAAACCGGAACGTATCTGTCACCCATCAGTGA